From Draconibacterium halophilum, one genomic window encodes:
- the galE gene encoding UDP-glucose 4-epimerase GalE: MAKKILVTGGTGYIGSHTVVELQNSGYDVIVVDDLSNSSIDVLDNIEKISGKKPAFEQFDLADATKTDEFFSRNSDISAIIHFAASKAVGESVQKPLLYYRNNLVSLMNLLDCQLKYNVANIVFSSSCTVYGQPDVLPVTEETPRKDAESPYGNTKRVNEDILSDSILAFPQLKGIALRYFNPIGAHPTALIGELPLGVPQNLVPFITQTAAGLRDELKVFGDDYDTVDGSAVRDYINVVDLAKAHVVAIERLLEGKNKKSYEIFNLGTGNGLSVLEIVNGFEKATGVKLNYKVVDRRAGDIEKIWADTTFANEELGWKAEKGTEETLLSAWNWEKKVRGIK, translated from the coding sequence ATGGCAAAAAAGATTTTAGTTACAGGCGGAACCGGATACATTGGTTCTCATACAGTTGTTGAATTACAGAATTCGGGTTACGACGTAATTGTTGTCGACGACCTATCAAACTCAAGTATTGATGTATTGGATAATATTGAGAAAATTTCGGGTAAAAAACCGGCATTCGAGCAGTTTGATTTGGCGGATGCTACAAAAACCGATGAGTTTTTTAGTCGTAATTCAGATATTAGTGCAATCATTCATTTTGCAGCTTCGAAAGCTGTTGGTGAATCCGTACAAAAACCTTTGCTGTATTACCGTAATAACCTGGTTTCACTAATGAATTTGTTGGATTGCCAGTTAAAATACAATGTGGCAAATATTGTATTCTCATCGTCGTGCACGGTGTACGGCCAGCCCGATGTGTTGCCGGTTACCGAAGAAACACCACGAAAAGATGCCGAGTCGCCCTACGGAAATACCAAGCGTGTGAATGAAGATATTTTAAGCGATAGCATCCTCGCTTTTCCGCAGTTGAAAGGAATTGCACTGCGTTATTTTAATCCCATAGGCGCACATCCAACTGCTTTGATTGGAGAATTACCGCTGGGAGTGCCACAAAACCTGGTGCCTTTTATTACGCAAACAGCGGCTGGGTTACGCGACGAGCTTAAAGTGTTTGGCGACGATTACGATACGGTAGATGGATCGGCCGTTCGCGATTACATTAACGTTGTAGATTTGGCGAAGGCTCACGTAGTAGCAATTGAGCGATTGCTGGAAGGCAAAAACAAAAAGAGCTACGAAATATTTAATCTTGGTACCGGAAATGGATTGTCGGTACTGGAAATTGTAAATGGTTTTGAGAAAGCAACAGGCGTGAAACTGAATTATAAAGTTGTTGATCGTCGTGCCGGCGATATCGAAAAAATTTGGGCCGACACTACTTTTGCCAACGAAGAACTGGGCTGGAAAGCTGAAAAAGGAACAGAAGAGACCTTACTTTCAGCCTGGAACTGGGAGAAAAAAGTTAGAGGAATAAAATAA
- a CDS encoding ribosome maturation factor RimM produces the protein METIPKTDCQKVGFFRKTHGVHGEVVLEFDEQFEYSVEESDRFFVELDGLLVPFFLEKDGFRFRSSKSAIVKFDWVDDEKYAKRLIGAGAYLFHSEIIDEQEETESMFEGLMLIDSKLGEIGIIDQVEDYSGNIVFTVSYRGEELLIPFHEEILVSYSENESTLTLNLPDGLIDA, from the coding sequence ATGGAAACGATACCTAAAACCGATTGCCAAAAAGTTGGATTCTTCAGAAAAACGCACGGCGTACATGGTGAAGTAGTTCTGGAGTTTGACGAACAGTTTGAATATTCAGTGGAAGAAAGCGACCGCTTTTTTGTTGAGCTCGATGGTTTGCTTGTTCCTTTCTTTCTTGAAAAAGATGGTTTCCGTTTCCGGTCGTCAAAATCGGCCATTGTCAAATTCGACTGGGTTGACGATGAAAAATATGCCAAACGACTGATCGGCGCCGGAGCTTACTTGTTTCATTCAGAGATTATCGACGAGCAGGAAGAAACAGAATCGATGTTTGAAGGACTGATGCTAATCGATAGCAAGTTGGGCGAAATTGGTATAATCGACCAGGTTGAGGATTATTCAGGGAATATTGTTTTTACCGTTTCGTACAGGGGCGAAGAATTGTTGATCCCGTTTCATGAGGAGATATTGGTTTCGTATAGCGAAAATGAAAGTACCTTAACGCTAAATTTACCCGACGGATTGATCGACGCTTAA
- a CDS encoding 30S ribosomal protein S16 yields the protein MRLTRHGRKRYAYYHIVVADSRAPRDGRYIERIGTYNPNTDPATIDLDFDKAYDWLVKGAQPTDTVRAILSYKGVMYKKHLAGGVKKGAFDEAEAEKRLENWLSEKEAKIQAKIDRLKGEADAETQKQLDAEKKINEDRAAAIAAREAELVAEAEAAVAAERAEAAAEEEASAEVEETPEAETPEVETPEVETPKAEAPAAEEGASEEEKGAKS from the coding sequence ATGAGATTAACGCGACACGGTCGCAAACGCTACGCATACTACCATATTGTAGTAGCTGATAGCAGGGCGCCACGAGATGGCAGGTACATTGAAAGAATTGGCACGTACAATCCTAACACTGATCCTGCTACTATCGATCTCGATTTTGACAAAGCTTACGACTGGCTTGTTAAAGGCGCACAACCAACCGACACTGTAAGAGCAATTTTGTCTTACAAAGGTGTAATGTACAAAAAACACCTTGCGGGTGGAGTTAAAAAAGGAGCTTTCGATGAAGCTGAAGCTGAAAAACGTTTAGAGAATTGGCTTTCAGAAAAAGAAGCTAAAATTCAGGCAAAAATTGATCGTCTGAAAGGTGAAGCTGATGCTGAGACTCAAAAACAATTGGATGCTGAGAAGAAAATCAACGAAGACAGAGCTGCTGCTATTGCTGCAAGAGAAGCAGAATTAGTTGCTGAAGCTGAAGCTGCCGTTGCTGCTGAAAGAGCAGAAGCCGCTGCAGAAGAAGAAGCAAGCGCTGAAGTTGAAGAAACTCCGGAAGCTGAAACTCCGGAAGTTGAAACCCCGGAAGTTGAAACTCCAAAAGCTGAAGCACCTGCTGCAGAAGAAGGCGCTTCGGAAGAAGAAAAAGGTGCGAAATCTTAA
- a CDS encoding S66 peptidase family protein, producing the protein MKKLQPIQPGSIIRIVSPAGKIDKKHVMPAVKWLEEQGYTVKLGKHVFAQHFQFAGTDEQRAADVQEAFDDSDCDAIICSRGGYGTVRIIERLDFSKFLENPKWLIGFSDITILHLRLHNLEVPTIHGVMPRYFFDDIGEPREDLTSMITLVKGEGISYNVAATEFDRPGAASGQLVGGNLSIVNSLQGTKYDIDTAGKILFLEDIDEFLYHTDRMVHQLKLSGKLDHLAGLILGDFTDMKDNESPFGQTVHEIFAEAVKDFDYPVCYGFPGGHDKKNLALTFGRDWELEVAKSGTRLRLV; encoded by the coding sequence ATGAAAAAGCTACAACCCATACAACCCGGCTCAATAATTCGAATTGTTTCTCCGGCTGGTAAAATTGATAAAAAACATGTGATGCCTGCTGTTAAGTGGCTGGAAGAACAAGGTTACACCGTGAAATTGGGCAAACACGTTTTCGCCCAACATTTTCAGTTTGCCGGCACCGATGAACAACGTGCTGCCGATGTGCAGGAGGCATTTGATGATTCGGATTGCGATGCGATTATTTGTTCGCGTGGCGGTTACGGAACGGTGCGTATTATCGAACGCCTTGATTTCTCTAAATTTCTTGAAAATCCGAAGTGGCTCATAGGTTTTAGCGACATTACCATTTTGCATTTGCGTTTGCATAATCTTGAAGTTCCGACAATTCACGGAGTGATGCCGCGCTACTTTTTTGATGACATAGGTGAACCTCGTGAGGATTTGACCTCAATGATTACACTGGTAAAAGGAGAGGGGATCAGTTACAATGTTGCTGCCACTGAATTTGATCGTCCGGGTGCAGCTTCCGGGCAATTGGTTGGTGGGAATTTATCGATCGTAAACAGTTTGCAAGGCACAAAATATGATATCGACACAGCGGGTAAAATCCTTTTTTTGGAAGATATTGACGAGTTTTTGTATCACACCGACCGTATGGTTCATCAACTGAAATTAAGTGGGAAACTGGATCATCTTGCCGGGCTTATTTTGGGTGATTTTACCGACATGAAAGACAATGAATCGCCTTTTGGCCAAACGGTTCATGAGATTTTTGCAGAAGCGGTAAAAGATTTTGACTACCCTGTTTGTTACGGATTTCCGGGAGGACACGATAAAAAGAACCTTGCACTTACTTTTGGCCGGGATTGGGAACTGGAAGTTGCTAAAAGCGGAACGAGGTTGAGATTGGTGTAG
- a CDS encoding RNA-binding S4 domain-containing protein, whose product MREFQLSSEYIELVKLLKLLRIAQTGGHAKIIVEDGEVVRNGEPEFRKRAKLVKGDVLEIMGESIKIV is encoded by the coding sequence ATGCGCGAATTTCAACTGAGCAGCGAATATATTGAACTGGTAAAACTGTTAAAGCTTTTGCGAATTGCACAAACGGGCGGCCATGCAAAAATTATCGTTGAGGATGGCGAAGTGGTTCGCAACGGCGAACCCGAGTTCAGGAAAAGAGCCAAGCTGGTTAAAGGTGATGTGCTGGAAATTATGGGAGAGAGTATTAAAATTGTATAA
- a CDS encoding C1 family peptidase, which translates to MKLLSLFAALLLSVSVVSAKGDKEDFTIVKEVKHTPVISQGRTGTCWSFATTSFLESEIMRKGFPETNLSEMFFVYYNYKNKAFQYLLYHGKNNFGEGSLSHDVLKVVADEGVMLYDEFPGIQKDGKYNHSALVKELRDETDKIDKEKRGKIDVSDLKGFKSALKNELGKLPAKVELEGKKYSAAELRDKFEINPDDYVELTSFSHHPFWKQCVVEVPDNWAHASYYNLPLDDLLDVMYNALNNGFSIAWDGDTSEKTFVHKEGKADVPKKLQGKVDQEVRQETFYDRTTTDDHLMHLVGLSKDAEGKNYFYTKNSWGGESNDYGGYLHMTEDYVRLKTIGIMVHKDAIPEAIKSKLGI; encoded by the coding sequence ATGAAGTTATTATCGTTATTTGCGGCATTGCTGCTATCTGTATCTGTGGTTTCTGCGAAGGGAGACAAAGAGGATTTTACCATTGTTAAAGAAGTAAAACATACACCGGTTATCAGCCAGGGGCGTACCGGAACTTGCTGGAGTTTTGCAACAACCAGTTTTTTAGAATCGGAGATTATGCGCAAAGGATTTCCTGAAACCAATCTTTCCGAAATGTTTTTTGTGTATTACAATTATAAAAACAAGGCTTTTCAGTACCTGCTTTATCATGGTAAAAATAATTTCGGTGAAGGCAGTTTGTCGCACGATGTTTTAAAAGTTGTAGCTGACGAGGGCGTAATGTTATACGATGAGTTTCCCGGAATTCAAAAGGATGGAAAATACAACCACTCGGCGTTGGTTAAAGAGCTTCGGGATGAAACGGATAAAATTGACAAGGAGAAAAGAGGCAAAATTGATGTGTCCGATTTAAAAGGATTTAAGTCTGCGTTGAAAAACGAACTAGGCAAGTTGCCGGCGAAAGTGGAGTTGGAAGGCAAAAAATACTCGGCAGCAGAACTTCGCGATAAATTCGAAATCAATCCGGATGATTATGTGGAGCTTACCTCGTTTAGTCATCACCCGTTTTGGAAGCAATGTGTTGTTGAAGTGCCCGATAACTGGGCGCATGCGTCGTATTACAATCTGCCGTTAGACGATTTATTGGATGTAATGTATAATGCGCTGAATAACGGTTTTAGTATTGCCTGGGACGGTGATACAAGCGAAAAAACATTTGTACACAAAGAGGGTAAAGCCGATGTGCCAAAAAAATTACAGGGAAAAGTTGATCAGGAAGTGCGTCAGGAAACGTTTTACGACCGCACAACCACCGACGATCATCTGATGCATTTAGTTGGTCTGTCGAAAGACGCCGAAGGGAAAAATTACTTCTACACCAAAAACTCGTGGGGTGGCGAAAGTAACGATTACGGAGGTTACCTGCACATGACCGAAGATTACGTACGCCTGAAAACAATCGGGATTATGGTACACAAAGATGCCATTCCTGAGGCCATAAAATCAAAACTTGGAATATAA
- a CDS encoding DoxX family protein, producing MNIALWIIQIIIAVFFLTTGSLKLVLPKENLRKVFEWIEDFTEQRLRLIGAFEVLGGLGLFLPGVYSTFEILIPLAAIGLTIIMVLATFLHSKRKETKEVILNIVILVFLVLIVAGRLFLVRL from the coding sequence ATGAATATAGCGCTCTGGATTATACAGATTATTATTGCCGTTTTCTTTCTTACAACTGGTTCTCTTAAACTTGTTTTGCCTAAAGAGAACCTGAGAAAAGTTTTTGAATGGATCGAAGATTTCACCGAACAACGACTAAGATTAATTGGTGCATTCGAGGTGTTGGGCGGTTTAGGTCTTTTCCTGCCGGGCGTTTATTCTACTTTCGAGATTTTAATTCCGTTAGCAGCCATTGGGCTTACAATTATTATGGTGTTGGCAACTTTTCTTCATTCCAAAAGAAAAGAAACAAAAGAAGTGATCTTAAATATAGTTATTTTGGTTTTTCTTGTGCTTATCGTTGCAGGACGTTTATTCCTCGTTAGATTATAG
- the rfbB gene encoding dTDP-glucose 4,6-dehydratase — MKKTILITGGAGFIGSHVVRLFVNNYPDYNIVNLDKLTYAGNLNNLKDIEDKPNYEFVKGDIVDSDFIQQLFEERQFDGVIHLAAESHVDRSISNPSEFVFTNVIGTVNLLNAAKHIWAANFDAKRFYHISTDEVYGSLGNEGMFTEETAYDPHSPYSASKASSDHFVRAYNDTFGVPTVISNCSNNYGSFQFPEKLIPLFIHNIKNNKPLPVYGKGENVRDWLWVVDHARAIDVIFHKGKINETYNIGGFNEWTNIDLIRVMCRKMDEKLGRPEGESEKLITYVKDRAGHDLRYAIDATKIKNELGWEPSLQFEEGIEKTIDWYLENTEWLENVTSGDYQKYYEQQYVKR, encoded by the coding sequence ATGAAGAAAACAATTCTCATTACCGGAGGTGCCGGATTTATCGGTTCGCATGTGGTTCGTTTATTTGTAAATAACTACCCCGATTACAACATTGTAAACCTCGATAAATTGACTTACGCAGGTAACCTCAATAATTTAAAAGATATTGAGGACAAGCCAAATTACGAATTCGTAAAAGGCGATATTGTAGACAGCGATTTTATTCAGCAACTGTTTGAAGAACGTCAGTTTGATGGGGTCATTCATTTGGCTGCCGAATCGCATGTCGATCGTTCCATCTCGAATCCTTCCGAGTTTGTTTTTACCAATGTTATTGGCACCGTTAATTTACTGAATGCTGCAAAACACATTTGGGCAGCCAATTTTGACGCCAAACGTTTCTACCATATTTCAACCGATGAAGTCTACGGCTCGCTGGGCAACGAGGGAATGTTTACTGAGGAAACAGCTTACGATCCGCACAGTCCGTACTCGGCATCAAAAGCCAGTTCCGACCATTTTGTGCGTGCCTACAACGATACTTTTGGCGTGCCAACAGTTATTTCAAACTGTTCAAACAATTATGGGTCGTTTCAGTTTCCCGAGAAGTTGATTCCACTCTTCATTCACAATATTAAAAACAACAAACCGCTTCCGGTTTACGGTAAAGGCGAAAACGTACGCGACTGGCTTTGGGTGGTTGATCATGCCCGCGCTATCGATGTAATTTTCCACAAAGGCAAAATTAACGAAACCTACAATATTGGCGGGTTTAACGAGTGGACGAACATCGATTTGATTCGCGTGATGTGTCGCAAAATGGATGAAAAACTTGGCCGCCCGGAAGGTGAATCGGAAAAGCTGATTACCTATGTGAAAGACCGTGCCGGCCACGATTTGCGTTACGCCATCGATGCCACAAAAATTAAAAACGAATTGGGCTGGGAACCATCGTTGCAGTTTGAGGAAGGTATTGAAAAGACCATCGACTGGTACCTCGAAAATACGGAATGGCTGGAGAATGTTACATCAGGCGATTACCAAAAATATTACGAGCAACAATACGTTAAAAGATAA
- a CDS encoding YraN family protein has product MVSTRELGDLAEGLAQDYLRKLGYEIKATNWYHGHLELDIVALDGDELVIVEVKARSGLRYEHPSEAVTNTKIKRIVEAADAYILEHESELDTRFDVITVIFFSKATSWSILKMLFIQRCNIVKTHVYSKVTPL; this is encoded by the coding sequence ATGGTATCAACACGCGAATTGGGTGATTTGGCGGAGGGCCTGGCACAGGATTATCTCCGAAAGCTGGGTTACGAAATTAAAGCCACCAACTGGTATCACGGACATTTGGAATTGGATATTGTTGCGCTAGATGGCGATGAGTTGGTGATTGTTGAGGTAAAAGCGCGGTCGGGTTTGCGTTACGAACATCCGTCGGAAGCAGTTACCAACACCAAAATTAAACGTATTGTTGAGGCTGCCGATGCCTACATTCTTGAACATGAAAGCGAATTGGACACTCGTTTTGATGTGATCACCGTTATCTTTTTCAGCAAGGCCACGAGCTGGAGCATTTTAAAGATGCTTTTTATCCAACGATGTAATATCGTGAAAACTCACGTTTATTCAAAAGTCACCCCTCTTTAG
- a CDS encoding HU domain-containing protein — MSFGKEIYTLLLQHYIVIIPGLGAFVSEYHPADINNESDEIKPPSKTISFNQQLKNNDGVLVGHIAEKLHIPHFNALVRIEKERDEMLFKLDKGDEVFIEGVGTLSHNEKGEIIFQASEEENLLLDSFGLGAMSISEPEPPEVPTNDKIEQQSEAEPEVTEPEEQDEKKTVIEGPITDETAPKETEPEIHSEEKEKKKKKPWLFLLIIIPLLAVSVFIFMKGFNNDNGDEEKIVTTNTIVELPAKQEPIVIDSTMADSTATIQDTTLVADTIKNIPEPAETLPLEQDSVRYYLVGGSFSVKENADNYLLELQKKGYEAFHVGKKGRFFIVGISSYKTFNEANTAKMKYMEDNPGSEVWVYRK; from the coding sequence GTGAGCTTCGGAAAAGAAATATACACGCTTCTGTTACAACACTACATTGTAATTATCCCCGGCCTGGGGGCTTTTGTTTCGGAATACCACCCCGCAGACATTAATAATGAAAGCGACGAAATAAAACCTCCCTCAAAAACCATTTCGTTTAATCAGCAATTAAAAAACAATGATGGAGTGCTGGTTGGCCATATTGCAGAAAAGCTTCATATACCACATTTTAATGCATTGGTTCGTATTGAAAAGGAACGTGACGAGATGCTTTTTAAACTCGACAAAGGCGACGAGGTTTTTATTGAAGGAGTAGGCACGCTTTCGCACAACGAAAAGGGGGAGATCATTTTTCAGGCATCGGAAGAAGAGAATTTGCTACTTGATTCGTTTGGTCTTGGCGCCATGTCGATCAGCGAACCGGAGCCACCTGAAGTTCCAACCAATGACAAGATAGAGCAACAATCGGAAGCAGAGCCCGAAGTAACAGAACCGGAAGAGCAGGATGAAAAAAAGACAGTTATTGAAGGACCAATAACTGATGAAACAGCACCAAAAGAGACAGAGCCGGAGATTCATTCTGAGGAGAAAGAAAAGAAGAAGAAAAAACCCTGGTTATTTCTACTCATTATTATTCCGTTACTTGCCGTATCCGTCTTTATATTTATGAAAGGTTTTAACAATGACAATGGCGACGAAGAAAAAATAGTTACCACAAACACTATTGTAGAACTACCTGCAAAACAAGAACCTATAGTTATTGATAGCACAATGGCAGATTCTACTGCAACAATTCAAGACACAACTTTGGTTGCCGATACCATTAAAAATATTCCTGAACCGGCTGAAACATTGCCCTTGGAACAAGACTCGGTTCGTTACTACCTTGTTGGTGGAAGCTTCTCTGTTAAAGAAAATGCGGATAATTATTTGCTTGAATTACAGAAAAAAGGGTACGAAGCTTTTCATGTTGGCAAAAAAGGTCGTTTCTTTATAGTAGGAATAAGTAGTTATAAAACTTTTAACGAGGCTAATACTGCTAAGATGAAATACATGGAAGACAATCCAGGGTCGGAAGTATGGGTTTATAGAAAATAA
- a CDS encoding dodecin family protein, translating into MPNSVYKIVELIGSSPVSWEQASQNAISMASKSLRDIRIAEVCKMDIHITEGEIECYRVKLKVSFKYEG; encoded by the coding sequence ATGCCTAACAGTGTTTACAAAATTGTTGAACTGATTGGAAGCAGCCCTGTATCGTGGGAACAAGCATCCCAGAATGCCATAAGCATGGCATCAAAATCATTGCGCGACATAAGAATTGCGGAAGTGTGCAAAATGGACATTCACATTACCGAAGGTGAAATAGAATGTTATCGTGTTAAACTAAAAGTATCGTTTAAATACGAAGGTTAG
- a CDS encoding MmcQ/YjbR family DNA-binding protein, translating to MNVEEIREYCIQKKGVTESFPFDETTLVFKVMNKMFCLLGLDDHRVSLKNDPDKNIQLRAQYPAIYEGYHLHKQLWNTIELDGTVPSKLLCEMIDESYDLIVASLTKKLKEELKNL from the coding sequence ATGAATGTTGAAGAGATTCGCGAATATTGCATCCAGAAAAAAGGAGTTACTGAAAGCTTTCCTTTTGATGAAACCACTTTGGTTTTTAAGGTGATGAATAAAATGTTTTGTTTGCTGGGCCTCGATGATCATCGGGTGAGCTTAAAAAACGATCCGGATAAAAACATTCAGTTGAGAGCTCAGTACCCGGCAATTTACGAGGGTTATCATTTACACAAGCAACTTTGGAATACCATTGAGTTGGACGGAACAGTTCCATCTAAATTGCTTTGCGAGATGATTGACGAATCGTATGATTTGATTGTTGCGAGCCTCACAAAAAAATTAAAAGAAGAATTGAAAAATTTATAA